The following DNA comes from Candidatus Neomarinimicrobiota bacterium.
GTATACAGAAATAAATTTGACCTTTGCACATTGCAATCTTCATTTTACAATTGCCGTAAGGCTATCTTGCCCTTTGAGAAATCGCATTCGGCGACTTCGTGAATACAAGACGTTAAGCGCAAAGGCTCAATGCAGAATGCAGAATGCAAATTGAAAAATGCAAAATCGTCTTTTGTCAGATTTGGCTTTTGTACTCAAAATGTAGACAGAAATAAATTTGACTTTTGCACTTTGCAATCTTCATTTTGCAATTGCCGTAAGGCTATCTTGCCCTTTGAGAAATCGCATTCGGCGACTTCGTGAATACAAGACGTTAAGCGCAATGTCTCAATGCAGAATGCAGAATGCAAATTGAAAAATGCAAAATCGTCTTTTGTCAGATTTGGCTTTTGTACTCAAAATGTATACAGAAATAAATTTGACCTTTGCACATTGCAATCTTCATTTTGCAATTGCCGTAAGGCTATCTTGCCCTTCGGCGACTTCGTTAATACAAGACGATAATCGCAATGTCTCAATGCAGAATGCAGAATGCAAATTGAAAAATGCAAAATCGTCTTTTGTCAGATTTGGCTTTTGTACTCAAAATGTAGACAGAAATAAATTTGACTTTTGCATTTTGCAATCTTCATTTTGCAATTGCCGTAAGGCTATCTTGCCCTTCGGGAAATCGCCTTCGGCGACTTCGTGAATAAAATACGATAAATTTATTTATTGTCTTATTTTGTAAAACATATAACCCCCTGCAAATAAGTAAATCAGATTAGCGATCCAGACAGATAAAAAAGGGGATAGTACCTTGTGATAGCCAAGGGATTGCCCGAATTTTACTAATCCGTAGTATATAAAAATTGCAAGCAGGCTAAATCCGGCGCCAAAGGCAATGTCTTTCCTTGGTCTATAAACTGATATTGGGATCCCGATGAGTATAACTAGGAAGCATGTCAGTGGGAATGCGTATTTATAATGGAGGTTAACTTCCCACCTAGTTGTGTCATTACCACTTGATTTTATCTTTTTTATAAACCTTCTGAGTTCATTGATTTTCATCCCTTCAGGGTCTAATGTCATATATTTTACATCTGCTGGCTTTATACTTAGTTTTATCAGGCTATCGGTTCCTGTCTTTGCTACTATAGGTTGACCCTCAGAGTCGAGCTCCCGATATACATAATTCTTTATTCGCCAATTTTGCCTTTCGTTGTCCCAGTGAAGTAATTTTGAGTCAATTCTTTTTAAAAGTCTATTTTCTTCAAAATACTGGATTGAGATTTCTTTCCCGTAACATGCTTCGACGTTGTACCATTTTATAAATATATTGCAATTTTCAGAGTCCTGGAAGGATAGATCAGTCAGTATATTTTTTTTTCTATATTTTGAACGTTTTAATTCATTTCTTTCAATTTCAATTCTTTTTCTATTGGCGGGGATTACTACGTGGTCCTCAAATAAAAAGGAAAAAATTGTGAACATCAACCCAAGAATTAGTATTGGTAGAGAGACTCTGTACATACTGATTCCGGCTGATTTTATAGCTGACAGTTCATTATTTTTCTTCATGAAACTTATTGAGAATACTGTTGCAATTAATAGCGACATTGGTAATGCTATGCTGATGAAAAATGGTAACTGATAAGTATAGTAAAATAATACCATTTTCACAGTTAACTGGTTCTTAATATATATGTCAATTTTTTCAATTAAATCGACAATTATAAATATGAATATAAATGTCAATATGACCAAAATAAATAGTTGGAGAAAAGATTTTAGTACAAATTTGTCCAGAACTTTCATTTTCAAAATCTTATTAATTGGTAAAAATCAGTTAAAATTATCAATTACTTGGTTGATTTAAAATTCATTTCTTTTAATTTATTCGATTAATTTTTTGAGCATTATGATTAAAAATTTATTTAAACTAATTCTTGTCACAATGTCATTATCATCAGCTATCAGTCCAAGATGGAGTGATGAGTTTCATATAAATTTCCCAAAAATCGTGTTGAGGAATATCCCATTTAAAGTTGAATTTGAAGTTCCAGATCAATATATACATGAAAGTTTGGTTTATAGAGTTGAGAAGAATATTGATACAGTATTAGTAAAAAATAAATTTTTTAGTGTAGAAAATTTGATTTTTTCTAAGACTGGAAAGAATATACTTGAAATAACAGCAAAGGATTTCTATAAGAGATATTCTATTCGCGTTATCCCTGGGTTTATAGCCATTGTCCTTCCGCTGGTTGCGATATTGTTTGCACTTTTGGTAAGGGAGATGATTGTAGCACTATTTACAGGCATTTTTATCGGTGTGACAATCATTTATGATTACAATGTTTTTAAAGGATTCCTGTACACTTTGAGTGAATATTTAGTAGAAACGGTGACGAATCAGGAACATGCGACAATAATATTGTTTACGCTCTTATTTGGTGGGATGATTGGCGTTATTTCTAAAAATGGTGGTATGAATGGCATTGCTATGTCTGTATCTAAATATGCAAATAGTCGTCGTAAAGCTCAGTTAGCAACGCTATTGTTAGGACTATTTATATTTTTTGATGATTACTCGAATACACTGATTGTAGGCAATACAATGAGACCTTTTACTGATAAAATGAAAATCTCAAGGGAGAAACTTGCATATATCGTAGATTCTACTGCTGCACCAGTTGCATGTTTAGCGTTTATTAGCACATGGTCGGTTTTCCAGATGAGTCTTCTTGAAATACCTTTTGAAATTTATGGTATTAACAGAAGTCCTTATATAGTTTTTCTAAAATCAATTCCATTTAATTTGTATTGTTTGTTTGCTATATATGTTGTATTTCTGTTGATCATTTCAAAAAGGGACTTTGGTCCGATGTATGATGCGGAGGTAAGAGCTTATAAAGAGAATAAATTGTTAAGGGATGATGCCCAACCTTTGATGGATGACTCAAAATTTTATGCTAATAAAATAAAGAGAAAAGAAGGCAAATGGATTGATGGTGCGATACCTATTCTCGTGGTTATAATTGCAACTGTTATAAGTTTATATTTTACAGGGCTTTCGAATCTGAATGGTAAGTTAAAGAATATCATTAATATAATTGGAAGTTCAGATGCTTATTCGAGCCTGTTATGGGCATCGACTGTTGGTGGTATAACGGCGATAATTTTATCTCTTTTTAGAAAACTTTTAACATTGAGGGTGGCTATTGAAGGATGGTTATTGGGCTTGCGATCTATGTTGCTAGGAGTTATAATACTCGTATTAGCATGGACAATAGGACGGGTTTGTCTTGACCTAAAAACAGCTGATTATATAATAAATATAACAAAAAATATTATGAAACCCTGGCTCTTACCTTTTGTTACCTTTACTTCGGCTGCACTTGTGAGTTTTTCCACTGGCACTTCTTGGGGAACAATGTCGATTCTTGTCCCCCTTATATCACCATTAGCTCTTAGATACACAGATGGTAATCCGGATTCTATAATTTTCCTTTCCAGTTTCGCAGCTATATTATCAGGTGCTACATTTGGAGATCATTGCTCGCCCATTTCTGATACGACAATTTTATCCTCAGTGGCTTCGAGTTCAGACCATATTGATCATGTTAGAACTCAATTACCATATGCGATAACAGTTGCCATTTTTTCTGGTATTCTGGGTTATACTCTATTGGGTTTAGGATTGAATTATTTCATAATAATTTTTATTATATCAATGATACTGATTTTAGCTGTTTTTTTAATTGGTAAAGAAATAGATAATTAGTATTTTTTCAAATGGGAGATTAATATGCCTTTGTTAGAAGTTTGTATTGTAAATGATAGTCCAGTAGCGAATTATATAGGAAACCTATTAAAAAAACCTGATGCGGTGGTCTGGATTAAGATGCCGGGGCAAAAAAATAAGATATCTAATTTGGAGAGTGTTCTAAGCACTCAGATAAAAGCAGAATTTGAGACCCGAGAGGTTCAGCCAGGAGATATCCATGATTTTATAAAAGTATGCGAGCAGATTATAAAGGACTACCCACAGTACGATATAATATTGAATGCTTCCGGTGGTGACAGGATTCAGGCGATACTTGCCTACGATATTTTTATGAATGCAGGGAAAGAAGTTATATTGGTAGATACGGATCATTCCAGAATAGTTGATTTGAAATCCAAGGAAGTTAAATCTTTTCATGCAGCACTTACTGTGAATGAATATGCTGCACTATACGGTGTGAAAGTTTTATCAGGTACACGCTTTGATCCAGAGATTGGGAAGAGAAGTAGTTTGACATATTTTTTGGGAAATAATATAGAGAAGATTGTTCTTTTCATAGATAAGGTAAGAGCAGAGTGGAATGAACTGGGAGAAGAAAAACCTTCCAGACAGTGGAAACTGAATGATCGTTTCATAAAATTTACTATTAATTATGATGCTGAAAAAAAGGCGATGAAATTTAGGTATGGTCAGCAAGACAACGTTAAAACCTGTGAGATAGGAGGAAATGCCTATTCATATATTTTCAATGGTGGATGGTTGAGGGAGCTGGTTTTTCTCAGAGTGCATAGGTCTCAATATGATGATATAAGACTTGATGTTAAGCTTGACAGAAGCTCTCACTCACTTAGTCCAAAGGCAGAAGCAATTATTGATATCGCAATGCTAAGAGGGTGTAAATTTTATATATTTCAATGTTTTTCCTATCCTATAACAAGGGAATCTTTTATAGCCTTGAGATCTATTATTCATACAATAAATTTATTTAATGCTCAAGGTTATATATTCGTATCACATCAGCCAAATAGAAGTTTTATAGAAAATGCACGTGACAATGGTCTTCACGTAATTTCGGGAAAGTACATTGCAAACTTTAATATTTAAAAAAGTGTAATAAGCAATCCACCAGTTAATATAAT
Coding sequences within:
- a CDS encoding LptF/LptG family permease encodes the protein MKVLDKFVLKSFLQLFILVILTFIFIFIIVDLIEKIDIYIKNQLTVKMVLFYYTYQLPFFISIALPMSLLIATVFSISFMKKNNELSAIKSAGISMYRVSLPILILGLMFTIFSFLFEDHVVIPANRKRIEIERNELKRSKYRKKNILTDLSFQDSENCNIFIKWYNVEACYGKEISIQYFEENRLLKRIDSKLLHWDNERQNWRIKNYVYRELDSEGQPIVAKTGTDSLIKLSIKPADVKYMTLDPEGMKINELRRFIKKIKSSGNDTTRWEVNLHYKYAFPLTCFLVILIGIPISVYRPRKDIAFGAGFSLLAIFIYYGLVKFGQSLGYHKVLSPFLSVWIANLIYLFAGGYMFYKIRQ
- a CDS encoding Na+/H+ antiporter NhaC family protein encodes the protein MIKNLFKLILVTMSLSSAISPRWSDEFHINFPKIVLRNIPFKVEFEVPDQYIHESLVYRVEKNIDTVLVKNKFFSVENLIFSKTGKNILEITAKDFYKRYSIRVIPGFIAIVLPLVAILFALLVREMIVALFTGIFIGVTIIYDYNVFKGFLYTLSEYLVETVTNQEHATIILFTLLFGGMIGVISKNGGMNGIAMSVSKYANSRRKAQLATLLLGLFIFFDDYSNTLIVGNTMRPFTDKMKISREKLAYIVDSTAAPVACLAFISTWSVFQMSLLEIPFEIYGINRSPYIVFLKSIPFNLYCLFAIYVVFLLIISKRDFGPMYDAEVRAYKENKLLRDDAQPLMDDSKFYANKIKRKEGKWIDGAIPILVVIIATVISLYFTGLSNLNGKLKNIINIIGSSDAYSSLLWASTVGGITAIILSLFRKLLTLRVAIEGWLLGLRSMLLGVIILVLAWTIGRVCLDLKTADYIINITKNIMKPWLLPFVTFTSAALVSFSTGTSWGTMSILVPLISPLALRYTDGNPDSIIFLSSFAAILSGATFGDHCSPISDTTILSSVASSSDHIDHVRTQLPYAITVAIFSGILGYTLLGLGLNYFIIIFIISMILILAVFLIGKEIDN
- a CDS encoding DUF1887 family protein, which encodes MPLLEVCIVNDSPVANYIGNLLKKPDAVVWIKMPGQKNKISNLESVLSTQIKAEFETREVQPGDIHDFIKVCEQIIKDYPQYDIILNASGGDRIQAILAYDIFMNAGKEVILVDTDHSRIVDLKSKEVKSFHAALTVNEYAALYGVKVLSGTRFDPEIGKRSSLTYFLGNNIEKIVLFIDKVRAEWNELGEEKPSRQWKLNDRFIKFTINYDAEKKAMKFRYGQQDNVKTCEIGGNAYSYIFNGGWLRELVFLRVHRSQYDDIRLDVKLDRSSHSLSPKAEAIIDIAMLRGCKFYIFQCFSYPITRESFIALRSIIHTINLFNAQGYIFVSHQPNRSFIENARDNGLHVISGKYIANFNI